The genomic stretch TCTCCATTTGGACTATTGAGCAACAGTAATTTTAAGGGACTTTCAATAAATGGTTTTGGGTTTTATATACCAAGATTGAGCGGTATGGGAATTTCAATATTTGAAGCTCAAAGTATCAAGGCGCAAGGATTGATAGTTTCTGCCGGATGGACAAGGGTTGGTCTCATGCAAGGTGTTGAAGTTGCCGGCTTCAATGGTTGTTGGATTTTAAATGGGCTTCAACTTGGAATTACCAACTCCTGTAAGCGAGGTAAAGGCTTGCAAATAGGTTTATTTAATAGCTCAGATGACTTTAGAGGAGTTCAGATTGGACTATTGAATAGGATTGGAAAGTTGTATGTACCTGTGCTTAATTTGAATTTCAAGAAAAAAGAAGACTTCAGCTGACGATAACTGTGAGCTTTCACTGGGAAGTTAGAGCGGATTGGTTCAGATGTTTAAAACGTCTATTTTTGTGAGAGGTTAAGAATCACATTAGCTTATGAAGCTATTACTAATGGACTCTTAGAAACCAACAGTTCCATCATGAAAACAGAGAACACATTCATCATACACCCTGAAACCAAAGAGCAGGAAAATGCCCTTAAGGCTTTTATAAAAGCACTTAAGATGAAGTTTGAAATAAGTGAGAGGAAAACCTATGATTCTGAATTTGTGGCTAAAGTAGAGGAAATCAGAAATCAAGCTTATGAGGGAAAAACCACAAAAGTTGACAAAGACGATCTCAAAGAATTTTTAGGCTTGTAAATAAAACATGAACTTACCGGATGTTGGTCACGGAGAATAAATAAAGAACATCGCCTTGTCTACGAGGTTGCTGAAAACGAAATCTTCATTCTATCGGTTAAAGGACATTATTGATAATGTCGTCTCTATGGGTATATTTTGCGTAGAAGCTTCGCCAGAATTACAAATCCGCGCGAACTAGAGACTCTATTTTAACAACACTTCCCAGAATAATAAGTAAATCCCAAGTATAATCGCCCCCACAGCTGCTCCATTTACTCTTATCGAATATAATCTATCATAGCCATCCTCACTCTCTCGCTCCTTCCTTTTCGAAAGAATATACTGAACTATCCCAAACACAAGACAGCCAACCCCGAGAAATATATACTTCCAGTTCTCCATTGTTTTATCTATTCAAAGACTCAAAATGTTTTTTTTTTTTGCATTGGATAAAGCTGCTGTGGATACTTTCGTACTAGCGCGAATTAGAAGCCATACCAATCCTTAATATCACAACTTCAATCCCCCTTCCTTCCCAGCAACATTATAAGCCCACCAATTCCTAAAAAAACCCGAGATGGCGCGGATTTGTAATCCGTGCCAAATACCTTAATTGCTATAGTTGTTGTACTCCGCACGGATTACAAATCCGCGCTAACTGGTAAGCTAATAATTATCATCCCTTCTTAAGAAAGAGTAAACCTCAATCGAATTATGTTTCTTAATCAAAATAGTGTCACTATCTGCTGCCTTAAACAATGAGTCTCCCACCTCCACAATTTCATTAATTCCAAATGAGCCTGCCCCTTTATCCTCTTCAGCTACAACTCCAAACTTGTCATTTCCAACTTGGAGCCTTGAAAAGACCGCTAAGTCTCTAAACCCATTCTCTATAAAGTTGTATTTAAAAAGTACTTTTCCTTTTATGGTTATTTCTTTTTGCAAAATTGGATACTCAAGTTGTAGCTCTTGGTCACGTAAAGAACCTTCCCGAATATTGTAAACAATCACAGCTACCACCACTGCTAAAATTATGATTGCTCCGCAAATTTCTCCTTTCGTAAGTCGCATAGAAGCTTTATTTTAAAATATTGATAAGGTTGTAATGGATATCAAACACTCTACAACTTCAAACCACCTTCTTTACCTGCAATATTATAAGCCCACCAATTCCTAAAAAAACCCCAGCCATAACCGCTAAGCATGGTAATGGAAGTAGCGATAGACAAAAATGCAACACCTATATTTTTGCTTTCGAGCAAAGCTCCTGCAAAAATGGCTACTAAATATGCGGCAAAGCCTCCCGCTGCGTATAAGGCCAATTCAGTAAATGGTGTAAACTGAAGCACCAAAACGGTGATCATGAAGAGTAAAAAGGCAAAAGGAAACATGTGGGTCAACTTAAGCTCTTCCTTATGGCGTTTGTAAATGTTGATGCGGGCTGCACCAAAGCGAAACACTTGTTTGAAAAACTGCTTTAGGCTAGTTCTGCGTTTGTGGTACACATAAGCTTCTTCAATAAGACCAACTTGGTATCCAGCCTTTATTACTCGAATACTCAGCTCAATATCTTCGCCACAGCGAAACTCTGAATATCCACCAACCGCCTCAAAAACCGAGCGTTTCATGCCCATATTAAAACCACGAGGGTGATAAGCTCCAACATGATTTTTCTTGCCGCGAATTCCTCCAGTGGTAAAAATGGAAGTCATGCTGTAAGAAATCGCCTTTTGAAGATTGGTAAAATCCTTATGCGCAGCATCTGGGCCACCAAAAGCATCCAAAGGATTTTGCTTTAAGTAGGCTTCAATATTATTGAGATAGTTCTCAGGAATGATACAATCCGAATCTAAGAAAATGATGTACTCCCCTTTGGCATGTTCAGCCGCACGGTTTCTGCCATCACTCACCGAAAGGTACTCTTCATAAACTATGGTAAGCGGGTAATGACCGTTATTTTCGAAACGCTTAAGCTCAGGACGCAAAGTATCTCCGGGAGTTCCATCGCCAAGTATAACTTCAAAGCTGTGGTGATTTTGCGAAAGCAAGCTTTCTAAAAACTCGGTTACTTCATCCGGTCTTTTGAAGGTGGGCGAAATAAGGGTAAACTTCACGATGCTAGTCTAGGTTTAATCTTTGCCCAACGGTATACTCAGTTTTCCTTCCGCTATTGCGAACGATAAGCTCGGCTATAAATCCTGTAAGGAAAAGCATGGTTCCCAATATCATTGAGGTAAGCGAAATGTAAAACCAAGCGATATCAGTTACCAGTCGGGCCTTTTGGCCAATGCTCAACATATAAAGTTTATCAGCACCTATATAAACTATGGCTCCAAAACCTATTAAGAACATCAGCGTTCCGAAAAGGCCAAAGAAGTGCATAGGGCGCTTGGCAAACTTGGAAATGAAGGCAAGGGTTACCAAATCTAAAAAGCCATTGACAAAACGCTCCAAACCAAACTTGGTAGTACCATATTTACGGGCACGGTGCTCCACTACTTTCTCCCCTATCTTTTTAAATCCGGCATTTTTTGCCAAAAAAGGAATGTACCGGTGCATTTCACCATGTACATCCACGTTTTTAACTACATCGTGTTTATATGCTTTCAAGCCGCAATTGAAATCATGCAGCTCGATATCGCTCATCTTGCGCGTAGCCCAGTTAAAAAGCTTGGTAGGAATAGTTTTAGAAATCGGATCATAGCGCTTTTTCTTCCATCCACTAATAAGATCATAACCTTCATCTACAATCATGGCGCGCATCCCTGGTATTTCATCCGGGCTATCCTGAAGATCGGCATCCATGGTGAAAACTACATCACCTTGGGCGGCTTCAAAGCCTACATTCAACCCTGCCGACTTTCCGTGATTACGTCTGAATTTGATTGCTTTTACCTCGGGATGAGCAGCAGCCAATTCAGTAATAACCTGCCAACTGTTGTCGGTAGAGCCATCATCTACAAATATTACTTCATAAGAATAATTGTTGGCCACCATTACTTTGGCAATCCATCTATAAAGTTCCGGTAAGGACTCGTCTTCGTTATAAAGAGGAATTACTATAGAAATATCCATCTATTCGTTGTCGCCATCTAGAGGTTGATACTCAAAATTGGGCTTGTCTTTTTTCATTACCGCAGCCACGATAAGTCCCAAAATAGCGTAAAACACTATTCCCATAAAAAAGCCTTTTACCTGATTTAAAGCAGAAAATTGATTGTTTTCCTCCATAGCGCTCACCTGTTTTTCAATTTCAGATTCTGGTGTACCCAGCTTTTCCATAAAGGATACTGAAGTTTCTATGGTAAGTTCTTGCAGTTGATCAGCAGCCTCAGTATCAACAACTCCAAACAACAAAATTGCAAAAACAGTTGACAGTAAAGATGATAAAACAAAGGTTAGAAGGAACGTGGAGAAAGCATTCTTAAATGAAATGAACCCACCCATTGCAACCTTGGCTGTGCGCACAGCGATAATCAATAAGACAAAATTGATAACCCATAATGAGATACCTGCCCACATATTCACCATGAGGTGCATATCTACTAAGTAGGCTATTAATGTGTAAGATATACCTATAGCGGCTATGATAGGGCCAAACTTTGAAGCGGCTGATTTTACGGCATTGTTCATTGTCGAAATTCTATGTTTTAGGATAGGCGACAAATATAGATAAAATGCCTTGCGAGAAAAGTGAAGAAAGTTTTAATGTTTCCAATGTTTATACTACTTTTGCCGACTAAGGCAAGTCCCATACAACCAGCTCCTGGTGAACTCCCCCAGGACGGGAACGTAGCAAGGGTATCTGGTCGAGCGGTGTGATATGGATCGCTTGCCTTTCTTTTTTTCTCTCCAGCAATTTCTCTCCCTCACTAAAAAAATAGAACAGCTTACTTAGTAAAAAGGTGAAATTGTGTTATCTTTCTTACTTTGGTACCTCATTAACCTTAACCTCTAACGCGATTAATGAAGCTGACTAAAGACTATACTGTTTTAACGCTTCTTGTTTTAATATTCTCTATTAGCATTGTCTATGGTCAGTCTCTTAATGATGCTATGGAAGATAAGGAGGATGCTGTTATGGACAGTATCATCAATCATTTTCAACAATTTGCTTGGAAAGTAAACTCTACATCTCCTGACCTTGCACAAAGTTACCTAGACTCAGCTAGCAACTTTACCAACGCTCGTACACAAACATTAGCTTTAGCTAAAATCCTAGAAATCAAAGGAGCTCTGCACCTTGCTAATTTAAATTATAAAGAGGCGAGCATGGCTCTCAGGCAGAGTATCAACCTTTACAATCAGAGCGACAAACATAAATTTCGCGCAGGCTTTGCTCAAATAGAACTCGGCACTATTTATTACAACCTTGGGCAGTATGAAGAAGCTATAAAATTTTATCAACCTGCCATTGACCTCTTTGATTCGGCTGATAAAGCCAATAAAGTATATGGTAAATCCCTTGCTCATAATAATATTGGATTGTGCCAATTACAATTTAAGGATTACTCAGGGGCTTTGAAATCTTTTAATAAAGGTCTTGAATATAGGCTTACACTACCCCAACCTGAACTAATTGCTCACAGTCACAACTACATAGCAAGGGTTCACAGCGATTTAGGGCACTATGCTAAGGCTGACTCAGTGATAAATGAAGGACTTGCATTAGACGGGCTTGATTCTAATAATATATGGTATAAACAATTAGAACTTAAAAAAGGACATCTAAAAATCCTTCAAGGAAATACTGATGAAGCACAGATTCTATTGGACAAGGTGAATAGTTATGCATACACTAATAAACAAGAAGAGCTTTATGAAGAGCTGAACCAAAGCTTAAGCAAACTTTATATTTCTACCAATGAATTTGACCAAGCGAAAGCCTATGCAACCAGAGGCTATAGAGAACAACTTGCTGGCCGTGATTATAAAGGAGCTATCGCCTTTACTAATCTTAACAAAGAAATAGCGTTACAGCAAGGAAATACCGAAGATGCGCTTCTCTATTCAGAAAAGGTTTCAGCACTAAAAGATTCTTTTATCACCCAAAATAGCATTGCCCTAAAGGATTTAATGAATCTGGGCGGTGAAATGATAGAGGCTCAACATGAAAATAATGAGCTTCAGAATACTAAGAATGAATACTCAAATGTCATTGAAGATCAAAAAGATCTATTGATTGCTTCCGTTACATTAATAGTTTTACTTCTGCTTATAGCATATATAGTAACTCAACTTAACAATAAGTTGAAAGAAAATCAAAAAAACCAACGGGAGCTAAACCTAAGAATACTAGCTGTAATCAATCGTTCTGAAAGTCTTATTATCTCTTTGGGAGCCGATGGCGTGATCCGTGTGATAAATAAACCAGCTGTAAATTTCTTTAAAAATTGGATTAACGTAGAATTGCAGGCCGGAGATCAGATGGAAGAAAAGCTTCTTGAAACAGAGGCTTTTTCATCTTGGAAAAATGCTTTGAAGAAGTCTAAATCTGTCAAACATTGGAAGGAGGTATCTCAATTCAACATAAAAAAACAACGATATTATTTTCTAGAGAACTTCTCTTCTATTTCACATAAAGACGGCTCCTACGCTGGGCTTGTAATGGTAGCCAATGACATTACAAAAGAGCACGAGTTTAACATAAAAATGTCTGAGCAAAATAATAGCCTTGAAAAAAGCAATAAGGCTAAAGAGCGAATGCTTTCTATTTTAGCTCATGATTTAAAAGATGCTGTTTATTCTGCCCACTCCCTCTCCGAGTTGGTTTTGGAAACTCCGGATGAATTTCCAAAAGAAGAGCTCATTCACCTATTCTCACTTCTTCACGGTAACTTTGATAAAACCAAAAGTTTGCTTGATGGCCTTCTTGACTGGATCAGAACCCAAACAGGTGGATTAGATATCAACCCTACCCCTTTTATTTTATCAAATTTAGTCAGTGAAGTTTTTGAAGCATCTTATCCAAAGAGCATTTCTAAGAAAATTGCGCTGAGCATGGAAATTCCAAGTGACCTTGCAGTTTCAGGTGATCGTGAAATGATAAAGACAGTATTAAGAAATTTGGTAAATAACTCCCTGAAATACACCCAACCTGAATCTGGATGTGTAAAAGTAATTTCTGAACAAGATGGTGACATGATTTGTATTTCGGTGAAAGATAACGGTCAAGGGATTTCAAAAGAAAATCAGAAAAAACTGTTTCAAGGGCCAGGAAAGTTTACTACCATGGGAACTGCTAAGGAACAAGGTACAGGCTTTGGTTTGAGTTTGTGTAAAGAGCTAATAAATTTGCATAAAAGCGAACTATCCGTTAACTCGGAAGAAGGCGAAGGCAGTGAGTTTAAATTCCAATTGCCCATGGCTCACACAAACGATCTATCAAAAAAGCAACTTCATTAAGGTAGATACTATTTTACTTTCTACTTTTGCAGCTCACAATAAACATTTACCATGAAATTTTTTATTGATACCGCTAATCTTGAACAAATCAAAGAAGCTCAGGATCTTGGAGTATTGGATGGTGTAACTACCAATCCGTCACTGATGGCCAAAGAAGGCATTACAGGTGAAGAAAACATCAAGCAACACTATTTGAAAATCTGCGAATTGGTAGATGGTGATGTGAGTGCAGAGGTTATTTCAACCGATTTTGAAGGAATGATCAAGGAAGGAGAAGCTCTTGCTGCTCTTCACCCACAAATCATTGTAAAAGTACCAATGATCAAAGATGGTATCAAAGCCCTTAAATACTTTAGTGACAACGGTATTAAAACCAACTGTACTCTAGTATTCTCTGCAGGCCAAGCACTTTTAGCAGCCAAAGCTGGAGCTACTTATGTTTCTCCATTTATTGGTCGTTTGGATGATATTTCAACCAATGGTTTAGAGTTAATCGAAAAGATTCGTCTAATCTATGACAACTACGGTTTTGAAACGGAAATTCTTGCTGCTTCTGTTCGTCATACTATGCACGTAATTGACTGCGCTGAAATTGGCGCTGATGTAATTACAGGTCCATTAAGCTCTATTACAGGTTTGCTTAATCATCCGCTTACTGATATTGGTTTGGAAAAATTCCTTGCTGATCATAAAAAAGCTGCTCAATAGAATAACAGCAACATTTATATTTTCAATGCCTCTGAATATTCAGGGGCATTTTTTATTTTGGGTCATTAAAATTCAACCATGGCAGAATTAGTAAAAATCTACCCTGAAAACCCGAATCCAAAAGCGATTCAAAAAGTAATAGACGTTTTAAAAAAAGGTGGTGTCATC from Owenweeksia hongkongensis DSM 17368 encodes the following:
- a CDS encoding LA_2272 family surface repeat-containing protein; translated protein: MIKFSLKCFLIFVLVTSVPANLYSQNSADSIKWKTNNVIALFPKNYSKNNGLIITDAINKYQNSNGFHLEIIGRGFATMTTPRSTFIISDTFDLSNLNDTLDSWTTSKVNGLSVSPFGLLSNSNFKGLSINGFGFYIPRLSGMGISIFEAQSIKAQGLIVSAGWTRVGLMQGVEVAGFNGCWILNGLQLGITNSCKRGKGLQIGLFNSSDDFRGVQIGLLNRIGKLYVPVLNLNFKKKEDFS
- a CDS encoding DUF2683 family protein, whose product is MKTENTFIIHPETKEQENALKAFIKALKMKFEISERKTYDSEFVAKVEEIRNQAYEGKTTKVDKDDLKEFLGL
- a CDS encoding Txe/YoeB family addiction module toxin, whose translation is MKHELTGCWSRRINKEHRLVYEVAENEIFILSVKGHY
- a CDS encoding glycosyltransferase; protein product: MKFTLISPTFKRPDEVTEFLESLLSQNHHSFEVILGDGTPGDTLRPELKRFENNGHYPLTIVYEEYLSVSDGRNRAAEHAKGEYIIFLDSDCIIPENYLNNIEAYLKQNPLDAFGGPDAAHKDFTNLQKAISYSMTSIFTTGGIRGKKNHVGAYHPRGFNMGMKRSVFEAVGGYSEFRCGEDIELSIRVIKAGYQVGLIEEAYVYHKRRTSLKQFFKQVFRFGAARINIYKRHKEELKLTHMFPFAFLLFMITVLVLQFTPFTELALYAAGGFAAYLVAIFAGALLESKNIGVAFLSIATSITMLSGYGWGFFRNWWAYNIAGKEGGLKL
- a CDS encoding glycosyltransferase family 2 protein, which encodes MDISIVIPLYNEDESLPELYRWIAKVMVANNYSYEVIFVDDGSTDNSWQVITELAAAHPEVKAIKFRRNHGKSAGLNVGFEAAQGDVVFTMDADLQDSPDEIPGMRAMIVDEGYDLISGWKKKRYDPISKTIPTKLFNWATRKMSDIELHDFNCGLKAYKHDVVKNVDVHGEMHRYIPFLAKNAGFKKIGEKVVEHRARKYGTTKFGLERFVNGFLDLVTLAFISKFAKRPMHFFGLFGTLMFLIGFGAIVYIGADKLYMLSIGQKARLVTDIAWFYISLTSMILGTMLFLTGFIAELIVRNSGRKTEYTVGQRLNLD
- a CDS encoding DUF4199 domain-containing protein, with the protein product MNNAVKSAASKFGPIIAAIGISYTLIAYLVDMHLMVNMWAGISLWVINFVLLIIAVRTAKVAMGGFISFKNAFSTFLLTFVLSSLLSTVFAILLFGVVDTEAADQLQELTIETSVSFMEKLGTPESEIEKQVSAMEENNQFSALNQVKGFFMGIVFYAILGLIVAAVMKKDKPNFEYQPLDGDNE
- a CDS encoding ATP-binding protein yields the protein MKLTKDYTVLTLLVLIFSISIVYGQSLNDAMEDKEDAVMDSIINHFQQFAWKVNSTSPDLAQSYLDSASNFTNARTQTLALAKILEIKGALHLANLNYKEASMALRQSINLYNQSDKHKFRAGFAQIELGTIYYNLGQYEEAIKFYQPAIDLFDSADKANKVYGKSLAHNNIGLCQLQFKDYSGALKSFNKGLEYRLTLPQPELIAHSHNYIARVHSDLGHYAKADSVINEGLALDGLDSNNIWYKQLELKKGHLKILQGNTDEAQILLDKVNSYAYTNKQEELYEELNQSLSKLYISTNEFDQAKAYATRGYREQLAGRDYKGAIAFTNLNKEIALQQGNTEDALLYSEKVSALKDSFITQNSIALKDLMNLGGEMIEAQHENNELQNTKNEYSNVIEDQKDLLIASVTLIVLLLLIAYIVTQLNNKLKENQKNQRELNLRILAVINRSESLIISLGADGVIRVINKPAVNFFKNWINVELQAGDQMEEKLLETEAFSSWKNALKKSKSVKHWKEVSQFNIKKQRYYFLENFSSISHKDGSYAGLVMVANDITKEHEFNIKMSEQNNSLEKSNKAKERMLSILAHDLKDAVYSAHSLSELVLETPDEFPKEELIHLFSLLHGNFDKTKSLLDGLLDWIRTQTGGLDINPTPFILSNLVSEVFEASYPKSISKKIALSMEIPSDLAVSGDREMIKTVLRNLVNNSLKYTQPESGCVKVISEQDGDMICISVKDNGQGISKENQKKLFQGPGKFTTMGTAKEQGTGFGLSLCKELINLHKSELSVNSEEGEGSEFKFQLPMAHTNDLSKKQLH
- the fsa gene encoding fructose-6-phosphate aldolase, encoding MKFFIDTANLEQIKEAQDLGVLDGVTTNPSLMAKEGITGEENIKQHYLKICELVDGDVSAEVISTDFEGMIKEGEALAALHPQIIVKVPMIKDGIKALKYFSDNGIKTNCTLVFSAGQALLAAKAGATYVSPFIGRLDDISTNGLELIEKIRLIYDNYGFETEILAASVRHTMHVIDCAEIGADVITGPLSSITGLLNHPLTDIGLEKFLADHKKAAQ